One segment of Anastrepha obliqua isolate idAnaObli1 chromosome 3, idAnaObli1_1.0, whole genome shotgun sequence DNA contains the following:
- the LOC129242676 gene encoding uncharacterized protein LOC129242676, with product MKLAVLAFILGLCLAVAAADIDYSLGSIENDELPEFTPLDFADEITDAQSFNILWIFYFTLKASLRTLKGVNCTIKAVMNLRNVAVDFLDAVKDCNTGALKSFTALISQVQAVVITCNDIIHLNSNVCNNGALDDATDGNKTTPFKCFIKLINKMITLKGQVSKTISLAKKLPSTPATYAGCAVSTVTDLISVFTQYPSEIKTCSKLKN from the exons ATGAAGTTAGCTGTACTTGCATTCATCCTTGGACTGTGCTTGGCAGTAGCCGcg GCCGATATTGATTATTCGCTCGGAAGTATTGAAAATGATGAACTACCGGAATTCACTCCTTTGGACTTCGCCGACGAGATCACTGATGCCCAgtcattcaatattttatggatATTCTACTTTACCCTCAAAGCCAGTTTGCGTACTCTGAAAGGTGTTAATTGTACCATCAAAGCAGTCATGAACCTTCGTAATGTTGCAGTAGATTTCCTTGATGCCGTTAAGGATTGCAACACTGGTGCCCTGAAGAGCTTTACCGCACTTATTAGCCAAGTACAAGCGGTTGTAATCACTTGCAATGACATCATCCACCTGAACAGCAACGTTTGCAACAACGGTGCTCTCGACGATGCGACCGATGGAAATAAGACAACTCCATTCAAGTGTTTCATTAAGTtgataaataaaatgattacaCTGAAGGGGCAGGTCTCTAAAACTATTAGTCTGGCGAAGAAATTACCATCCACGCCAGCTACCTATGCCGGTTGCGCTGTCTCCACTGTAACCGACCTGATTTCGGTGTTCACTCAATATCCCTCTGAAATCAAAACCTGCTCCAAATTGAAGAATTAA
- the LOC129242714 gene encoding uncharacterized protein LOC129242714, which yields MKLAVLAFILGLCLAVAAADIDYSLGSIENDELPEFTPLDFADEITDADTFTIWWIFYFTLKASLRTLKGVNCSIKAVMNLQNVAVDFLDAVKDCNTGALKSFTALISQVQAVVITCNDLIHLNSNVCNNGALDDAAVGNTKTPTKCFKKLINKMITLKGQVSKTISLAKKLPSTPATYAGCAVSTVTDLIAVFTQYPSEIKTCSKLKN from the exons ATGAAGTTAGCTGTGCTTGCATTCATCCTTGGACTGTGCTTGGCAGTAGCCGCG GCCGATATTGATTATTCGCTTGGAAGTATTGAAAATGATGAACTACCGGAATTCACTCCTTTGGACTTCGCCGACGAGATCACTGATGCGGATACATTCACTATTTGGTGGATATTCTACTTTACTCTCAAAGCCAGTTTACGTACTCTGAAAGGTGTTAATTGTTCCATCAAAGCAGTGATGAACCTTCAAAATGTTGCAGTAGATTTCCTTGATGCCGTTAAGGATTGCAACACTGGTGCCTTGAAAAGTTTTACCGCACTTATTAGCCAAGTACAAGCGGTTGTAATCACTTGCAATGACCTCATCCACCTGAATAGCAACGTTTGCAACAACGGTGCTCTCGACGATGCGGCCGTTGGAAATACGAAAACTCCAACCAAGTGTTTCAAAAAGTtgataaataaaatgattacaCTGAAGGGACAGGTCTCTAAAACTATTAGTCTGGCGAAGAAATTGCCATCCACGCCAGCTACCTATGCCGGTTGCGCTGTCTCCACGGTAACCGACCTGATTGCGGTGTTCACTCAATATCCCTCTGAAATCAAAACCTGCTCCAAGTTGAAGAATTAA